A genomic region of Nitrospiria bacterium contains the following coding sequences:
- the tig gene encoding trigger factor: protein MKVAVEEISTVKKSLKIEVPEEVVARELEAAYTDLNHRVRIPGFRPGKAPRSLLEQRFKGTIEEDVIRKLVPDYYRRAIQETGLHPVELPAIEKVELKKNAPLLFTAMVEITPPIELKGYTGLKVQRPKMEVTNLDVDKGLEALQEQHAQLVACPEDHRIAEKDFVLLDFRGSMDGRPLEGGSRENQLVQIGSDTLIPGFEEQLIHHQRGDRVKVQTAFPKDYPKAELAGRAVEFDVTVREVKQKVLPPLDDELARDAGNFASLDQLRAKLKEDLTARTRLEQDRAVRTALLKQLNEAHPFEVPPSLVEQEVQESLARLQQRLPKGVTLEQARIDPQAVRKEIEPAARSKVKGRLILMAIAEREKLNVTPEEVDSALSRTAQELKLSPEDVRRLIVSQEGSLDVFKARLLEDKAMDWVVSKAVIESA from the coding sequence ATGAAAGTTGCCGTCGAAGAAATCAGCACCGTTAAAAAATCGCTCAAGATCGAGGTGCCCGAGGAGGTCGTCGCCCGGGAGTTGGAGGCCGCCTACACCGATTTGAACCACCGCGTCCGGATACCCGGCTTCCGGCCCGGGAAGGCGCCGCGGTCGTTGTTGGAGCAGCGCTTCAAGGGCACCATCGAAGAGGACGTGATCCGCAAGCTGGTGCCGGACTATTATCGACGGGCCATCCAGGAAACCGGCCTTCATCCCGTGGAACTCCCGGCCATCGAAAAGGTGGAGCTGAAGAAAAACGCGCCCCTCTTGTTCACGGCGATGGTCGAGATCACGCCGCCGATCGAGTTGAAGGGCTACACGGGTTTGAAGGTTCAGCGCCCGAAGATGGAGGTGACGAATCTCGATGTGGACAAGGGCCTGGAGGCCCTTCAGGAGCAACACGCCCAACTGGTCGCCTGCCCCGAGGATCATCGGATCGCCGAAAAGGATTTCGTGCTGCTCGACTTCCGGGGCTCGATGGACGGCCGCCCCCTGGAGGGAGGATCCCGCGAGAACCAACTGGTCCAGATCGGGTCCGATACCTTGATCCCGGGATTTGAGGAGCAGTTGATCCACCATCAACGCGGCGATCGCGTCAAGGTTCAGACGGCCTTCCCGAAGGATTATCCGAAAGCCGAGCTGGCCGGCCGGGCGGTGGAGTTTGACGTCACGGTTCGCGAGGTCAAACAGAAAGTGCTTCCGCCGCTCGATGATGAACTGGCCAGGGACGCCGGGAATTTCGCGTCGCTCGATCAGCTCAGGGCGAAACTGAAGGAGGACCTGACGGCTCGGACCCGCTTGGAACAGGACCGGGCCGTCCGGACGGCGCTCCTCAAACAATTGAACGAGGCCCATCCGTTTGAGGTCCCCCCCTCCCTGGTCGAGCAGGAGGTCCAGGAATCCCTGGCCCGACTGCAGCAGCGCCTTCCGAAAGGCGTGACCCTGGAGCAGGCCCGGATCGATCCGCAGGCCGTCCGAAAAGAAATCGAGCCGGCCGCGCGGTCCAAGGTGAAGGGCCGCCTGATCCTCATGGCGATCGCGGAACGGGAGAAGTTGAACGTCACCCCGGAAGAGGTCGATTCCGCCCTGTCGCGGACCGCGCAGGAGCTGAAATTGAGCCCCGAGGACGTCCGCCGCCTCATCGTCTCGCAGGAGGGCAGCCTCGATGTGTTCAAGGCGCGGCTGCTCGAGGACAAGGCGATGGACTGGGTGGTTTCCAAGGCCGTGATTGAATCCGCGTAG
- a CDS encoding HlyD family efflux transporter periplasmic adaptor subunit, giving the protein MKKPSPKLLMAVVLLAGGVAAAAYWYLEVRLLPFRYAGTLEATKIDLSARLSAAIDQVRVQEGDRVTEGETVVVLDCEDYKIAARLAHENYDRGVQLSKSDLVSQETMDQLRNRKDDADTRVEWCSILSPVNGKVLSRYHEPGEWMNPGTKILTVANIRDIWAYIYVPQPLIARLSPGMKVKGYLPELNNREFDGVILKINDEAEFTPKNVQTQAERERLVFGVKVSFRDSNAEEILKPGMTIEVVLPKN; this is encoded by the coding sequence ATGAAAAAGCCTTCTCCGAAGTTGCTCATGGCCGTCGTGTTGCTGGCGGGCGGTGTCGCCGCCGCGGCCTACTGGTATCTGGAGGTCCGCCTCCTGCCCTTTCGTTATGCGGGCACACTGGAAGCCACGAAGATCGATCTCTCCGCCCGCCTCTCGGCCGCCATCGATCAGGTTCGGGTTCAGGAAGGGGACCGGGTGACGGAAGGGGAAACGGTGGTCGTGCTGGACTGCGAGGACTACAAGATCGCCGCCCGACTGGCCCATGAGAATTACGATCGCGGGGTCCAGCTTTCGAAGTCCGATCTCGTATCCCAGGAGACCATGGACCAACTCCGGAACCGAAAAGACGATGCGGATACCCGGGTCGAATGGTGCTCGATCCTGTCCCCGGTCAACGGCAAGGTCTTGAGTCGCTACCACGAACCCGGCGAATGGATGAATCCGGGAACCAAAATCCTCACGGTCGCCAACATTCGCGACATCTGGGCCTACATCTATGTTCCGCAACCGCTGATCGCCCGGCTTTCGCCGGGGATGAAGGTCAAAGGGTATCTTCCCGAGCTCAACAACCGCGAGTTCGACGGCGTCATCCTGAAGATCAACGACGAGGCGGAATTCACCCCCAAGAACGTCCAGACCCAGGCGGAGCGGGAACGCCTCGTGTTCGGGGTCAAGGTGAGCTTCAGGGACTCCAACGCGGAGGAAATCCTGAAGCCCGGAATGACGATCGAGGTGGTGCTTCCCAAAAATTGA
- a CDS encoding ABC transporter permease translates to MNPTLLGFIKKELIQAVRDPRMKFILFVTPVIQMTLFGVAISNEVKNLRLAAFFDSKDTVMRDVYERSLAGGWFIPAKDSGEDPFTLIQAGKADAVLVPPPGGFTRALGRGDAPLQLLTDATNVLQAQAVENYLQSILRQTIRDDLGILPPDPPIRFDVRVLFNPSLESSIFMVPGVMTMLMLMTTMVLTNIGIVREKEMGTFEMLISAPVYRSEVIYGKTLPYLLIGMSNLPLILAVAVFVFRVPMRGSFLVLIGASFAFVCTTVAIGTLISTFCQNQQQAAMAGFLFMFPAMMFSGLFFPIENIPAGIRWLASLDPLAHYLGLLRNIMLKGGDLRYVAIHVAILAVMAVISVMASFRRFRTTLQ, encoded by the coding sequence GTGAACCCCACGCTGCTCGGTTTCATCAAGAAAGAGCTGATCCAGGCGGTCCGCGATCCCCGGATGAAATTCATCCTGTTCGTCACCCCGGTCATCCAGATGACGCTATTCGGGGTGGCGATCTCCAACGAGGTCAAGAACCTCCGGCTCGCCGCCTTTTTCGATTCGAAGGACACGGTGATGCGCGACGTCTACGAACGGAGTCTCGCGGGGGGCTGGTTCATCCCGGCGAAGGATTCCGGGGAAGATCCGTTCACGCTGATCCAGGCCGGAAAGGCCGACGCGGTCCTGGTGCCTCCGCCCGGCGGCTTCACGCGGGCGCTCGGGAGGGGCGACGCCCCGCTGCAGCTCCTCACGGACGCGACCAACGTCCTCCAGGCCCAGGCGGTGGAAAACTACCTTCAGTCCATCCTCCGGCAGACGATCCGCGACGACCTCGGGATCCTCCCGCCCGATCCCCCGATCCGCTTCGACGTGCGGGTTCTGTTCAATCCCTCCCTGGAGTCCTCCATCTTCATGGTCCCGGGCGTCATGACCATGCTCATGTTGATGACCACGATGGTCCTGACCAACATCGGAATCGTCCGCGAGAAAGAGATGGGCACCTTCGAGATGCTGATCTCGGCGCCGGTGTACCGCTCGGAGGTCATTTACGGAAAGACCCTTCCGTATCTCCTGATCGGCATGTCCAACCTGCCGCTGATCCTGGCGGTGGCGGTGTTCGTCTTCCGCGTCCCGATGCGGGGCTCGTTCCTCGTCCTGATCGGCGCGTCGTTCGCCTTCGTCTGCACGACGGTCGCGATCGGGACGCTCATCTCGACCTTCTGCCAGAACCAGCAGCAGGCGGCGATGGCCGGTTTCCTGTTCATGTTCCCCGCGATGATGTTCTCGGGGCTGTTCTTCCCGATCGAAAATATTCCGGCCGGCATCCGCTGGCTCGCCTCCCTCGACCCGCTCGCGCACTACCTGGGCCTGCTGCGGAACATCATGCTCAAGGGCGGGGATCTCCGGTACGTCGCCATCCACGTGGCCATCCTCGCGGTCATGGCGGTCATCAGCGTCATGGCCAGTTTCCGGCGCTTCCGCACCACCCTGCAATAG
- a CDS encoding ABC transporter permease, which produces MTPSFVWTRAAAVARKEVFHILRDPFTLAFALGLPVVMVLIYGIAIDFNVENVALAVSDSDQSQTSRRLIDAFAGSRYFLVQSSGSPSEGYRDVSAERARAALIIPPRFEKDLLAGRGARAQVLLDGADNSTVGPVAGYLNSIEALASKRIAGFDPPRPYDLRTRFLFNPELNSRWFVIPGLSVVVMAILSILLTSLTVAREWENGSMELLLSTPVRPLEIIAGKIAPYAALGLTAQLFVYVIARTVFGVPFVGNFALFGLGSVLFLGTYLAQGLLISVITRKQQIAMQFAFLTGLLPSNLLSGFVFPITSMPPFFQYFTMILPARWFMTIARDAFLKGSSFAEMGGAFLALALFCGAMILAATKRFKRTLEP; this is translated from the coding sequence GTGACGCCGTCCTTCGTTTGGACCCGCGCCGCCGCGGTGGCCCGCAAGGAGGTCTTCCATATCCTGCGCGACCCCTTCACGCTGGCCTTCGCCCTGGGCCTTCCGGTCGTGATGGTCCTGATTTACGGGATCGCGATCGACTTCAACGTGGAGAACGTCGCCTTGGCCGTGAGCGACTCGGACCAAAGCCAGACCTCCCGGCGGCTAATCGATGCGTTTGCCGGCTCGCGTTATTTCCTCGTCCAGTCCTCCGGTTCTCCGTCCGAGGGGTACCGGGATGTTTCCGCCGAGCGCGCGCGGGCGGCGCTGATCATCCCGCCCCGCTTCGAAAAGGACCTGCTGGCCGGGCGGGGCGCCCGGGCGCAGGTCCTCCTGGACGGGGCGGATAACTCCACCGTGGGACCCGTGGCGGGATACCTCAACAGCATCGAGGCCCTGGCCTCGAAACGAATCGCGGGGTTTGATCCGCCCCGGCCCTACGACCTCCGGACGCGTTTCCTGTTCAACCCGGAGCTGAACAGCCGTTGGTTCGTGATCCCGGGCCTGTCCGTGGTCGTGATGGCGATCCTCTCCATCCTGCTCACGTCCCTGACCGTCGCCCGGGAATGGGAGAACGGTTCCATGGAATTGCTGCTGTCGACGCCGGTCCGGCCGCTGGAGATCATCGCGGGCAAGATCGCGCCGTATGCCGCGCTGGGCCTCACGGCCCAGCTGTTCGTGTACGTCATCGCGCGGACCGTCTTCGGGGTTCCCTTCGTCGGAAATTTCGCCCTCTTCGGGCTGGGGAGCGTGCTCTTCCTGGGCACCTATCTCGCCCAGGGGCTCCTCATCTCCGTGATCACGCGAAAACAGCAGATCGCGATGCAGTTCGCCTTTCTCACCGGATTGCTGCCCTCCAACCTGCTCTCCGGGTTCGTCTTCCCGATCACCAGCATGCCGCCGTTCTTCCAATACTTCACCATGATCCTGCCGGCCCGTTGGTTCATGACGATCGCCCGCGACGCCTTTTTAAAGGGATCGAGCTTTGCGGAGATGGGCGGGGCGTTTCTCGCCTTGGCGCTTTTCTGCGGGGCGATGATCCTGGCCGCCACGAAGCGCTTCAAAAGGACCCTCGAACCGTGA
- a CDS encoding ABC transporter ATP-binding protein, with amino-acid sequence MTPQDIPQGSISIFVREIRKQFGRATALDGVSLEFEAGLMHGVIGPEGAGKTTLMRVILGLLKPGAGTVAFRLDGRPADFETIRPEIAYMPQQQSLYGDLSIGEHLDFFRALYGIPDEAYRLKCEELLRITRLADFVDRPAGQLSGGMYKKLGLMCALLRSPRAVVLDEPTSGVDPISRRELWDLLYRLSDQKILILITTAYMDEAERCSRVHLLERGRVVAAGEPRELLEQEGVQSFDELFIRHAVEEPGRRTGP; translated from the coding sequence ATGACACCGCAGGACATACCACAGGGGTCCATTTCCATCTTCGTCCGCGAAATCCGAAAGCAGTTCGGACGCGCGACCGCGTTGGACGGCGTGTCCCTGGAGTTCGAGGCGGGATTGATGCACGGGGTGATCGGCCCCGAGGGGGCGGGCAAGACGACGCTGATGCGGGTGATCCTCGGCCTGTTGAAACCCGGCGCCGGGACCGTGGCGTTCCGGCTGGACGGGCGCCCGGCGGATTTCGAGACGATACGGCCGGAGATCGCCTACATGCCGCAGCAGCAGAGCCTGTATGGCGATTTATCCATCGGGGAGCACCTGGATTTTTTCCGCGCGCTTTACGGCATCCCCGACGAGGCCTATCGACTCAAGTGCGAGGAGCTGCTGCGGATCACGCGTCTGGCGGATTTTGTCGACCGCCCGGCGGGCCAGCTCTCCGGCGGGATGTACAAAAAGCTGGGCCTCATGTGCGCGCTGCTGCGCTCGCCCCGGGCGGTGGTGCTCGACGAGCCGACCAGCGGCGTGGACCCGATCAGCCGCCGCGAACTGTGGGACCTGCTCTACCGGCTCTCCGATCAGAAGATCCTGATCCTGATCACGACGGCCTACATGGACGAGGCGGAGCGGTGTTCGCGGGTGCACCTGCTCGAGCGGGGCCGGGTGGTGGCGGCCGGGGAGCCGCGCGAGCTGCTGGAGCAGGAGGGCGTCCAAAGTTTCGACGAGCTTTTCATCCGCCATGCCGTGGAAGAACCGGGGAGGAGGACCGGCCCATGA
- the purT gene encoding formate-dependent phosphoribosylglycinamide formyltransferase — translation MIGTPLTKKAVKLMLLGAGELGKEVAIEAQRLGVEVIAVDRYPHAPAMQVAHRSHVIDMLDRDQLADVIQKEQPDLIVPEIEAIATDYLLEAEKTFTVIPTARAAKLTMDREGIRRLAAEELKLPTSRYRFIDNPEDLKAAGADLGYPCVMKPVMSSSGKGQSVVRAPSELPRAWTYAMSSGRAKRTKVILESFIKFDYEITLLTVRAVNGTVFCPPVGHVQTDGDYRQSWQPHPMDPRVLARAKEIASAVTENLGGRGIFGVELFIRGDEVFFSEVSPRPHDTGLVTLISQDLSEFALHVRAVLGFPVHEPVIRTPGGSSVILADREVLAPSYDIAGALALPGVQVRLFGKPDGRKNRRLGVVLAPGPDAFSARDLAVKAASTVKIGF, via the coding sequence GTGATCGGAACGCCCCTGACGAAAAAGGCGGTGAAGTTGATGCTGCTCGGCGCCGGCGAGCTGGGCAAGGAGGTTGCCATCGAGGCCCAGCGCCTCGGGGTCGAGGTGATCGCCGTCGACCGTTATCCGCACGCCCCGGCGATGCAGGTGGCCCATCGCTCCCACGTGATCGACATGCTGGACCGGGATCAGCTCGCCGATGTGATTCAAAAAGAACAGCCCGACCTGATCGTCCCCGAGATCGAGGCGATCGCGACGGATTATCTGCTGGAGGCCGAGAAGACCTTCACGGTGATTCCGACCGCGCGGGCCGCGAAGCTGACGATGGACCGCGAAGGGATACGGCGCCTGGCGGCCGAGGAGTTGAAGCTCCCCACCAGCCGGTACCGCTTCATCGACAATCCCGAGGACCTGAAGGCCGCGGGGGCCGACCTGGGCTATCCCTGCGTCATGAAGCCGGTGATGTCCTCCTCCGGGAAGGGCCAGTCCGTCGTCCGGGCCCCCTCGGAACTTCCCCGGGCCTGGACCTACGCGATGTCGTCCGGACGGGCCAAAAGAACCAAGGTCATCCTGGAGTCCTTTATCAAGTTTGATTACGAAATCACGCTGCTCACCGTCCGCGCGGTCAACGGGACCGTCTTCTGCCCGCCGGTGGGCCACGTCCAGACCGACGGCGATTACCGGCAGTCCTGGCAGCCCCATCCGATGGACCCGCGCGTGCTGGCGCGCGCCAAGGAGATCGCATCCGCGGTGACGGAAAATCTCGGCGGGCGTGGAATTTTCGGCGTCGAATTGTTCATACGCGGGGACGAGGTTTTTTTCTCCGAGGTCTCCCCGAGGCCCCACGATACCGGTCTGGTCACCCTGATTTCGCAAGACCTCTCGGAGTTTGCGCTCCATGTCCGCGCCGTCCTCGGTTTTCCCGTTCACGAGCCCGTGATCCGGACCCCCGGCGGCTCCTCCGTCATCCTGGCCGATCGTGAAGTGCTCGCGCCGTCCTACGACATTGCGGGGGCCCTGGCCCTTCCCGGGGTCCAGGTCCGGCTTTTCGGCAAGCCCGATGGCCGCAAGAACCGCCGGCTCGGCGTCGTTCTCGCCCCGGGCCCGGATGCATTCTCGGCCCGCGATCTGGCCGTCAAGGCCGCTTCGACCGTTAAAATCGGTTTTTAG
- a CDS encoding ABC transporter ATP-binding protein, with amino-acid sequence MNPVAVEVRDLVVRFGDFTAVDGISFAVSPGEIFGFLGANGAGKTTTIRVLCGLLAPTSGFVRVAGVGFEEGRRAIKSRVGYMSQRFTLYNDMTVGENLDFISSLRKLDPAVYRERRRELFEFISFDRPIDSPVQDLPGGIKQQVSLAAALLHDPEIVFLDEPTSGVTPAARDRFWRLIRRIAERGKTVFVTTHHMDEAEQCGRIALMREGRLVATDSPERLKDTMFPTPVYEFDPKVPLSFAEIASLQAHEAFSFVEPYGLRFHAAVHRAEDWERVRPEFEKRFRIRRIRPSLEDVFIRAVEQRT; translated from the coding sequence ATGAACCCCGTTGCGGTCGAGGTGCGCGACCTGGTCGTCCGCTTCGGGGATTTTACCGCGGTGGACGGGATCTCGTTCGCGGTGAGTCCCGGGGAGATCTTCGGGTTCCTCGGCGCCAACGGCGCGGGCAAGACCACGACCATCCGCGTGCTCTGCGGTCTCCTGGCGCCGACCTCGGGTTTCGTTCGGGTCGCCGGGGTGGGATTTGAGGAGGGGAGGCGGGCGATCAAATCCAGGGTCGGCTACATGTCGCAGCGGTTTACCCTCTACAACGATATGACCGTCGGAGAGAACCTGGACTTCATCTCAAGCCTGCGCAAGCTCGATCCCGCGGTCTATCGGGAACGCCGCCGCGAGCTGTTCGAGTTCATCTCTTTCGACCGGCCGATCGACTCCCCCGTCCAGGACCTGCCGGGCGGGATCAAACAGCAGGTCTCGCTGGCCGCCGCGCTGCTGCACGATCCGGAGATCGTCTTCCTGGACGAGCCGACCTCCGGGGTGACCCCCGCGGCGCGCGATCGCTTCTGGCGGCTGATCCGGCGGATTGCGGAGCGCGGCAAGACCGTGTTCGTGACCACGCATCATATGGACGAGGCGGAGCAATGCGGGCGGATCGCCTTGATGCGGGAGGGCCGCCTCGTGGCGACCGACAGCCCCGAACGCCTCAAAGACACGATGTTTCCCACCCCCGTTTACGAGTTCGACCCGAAGGTGCCGCTCAGCTTCGCCGAGATCGCTTCGCTGCAGGCGCACGAGGCGTTTTCGTTCGTGGAGCCCTACGGGCTGCGGTTTCACGCGGCGGTTCATCGCGCCGAGGATTGGGAGCGCGTCCGCCCGGAATTCGAGAAACGATTCCGCATCCGCCGGATCCGGCCCTCCCTGGAGGATGTCTTCATCCGCGCCGTGGAGCAACGGACGTGA